A genomic stretch from Verrucomicrobiia bacterium includes:
- a CDS encoding response regulator, translating into MAMTQPLAFVLYESLLPGSQLANRMRDLGYRVSTVPDAMQLVAQAEAEKPMVLVTELFNSGVDICTLLRELKQNPGTSHIPVLAYFSVKNKDLQNSAVQAGANLVAGDAALLGQLPRLLEQVLEVE; encoded by the coding sequence ATGGCGATGACGCAACCACTCGCGTTTGTCCTTTACGAAAGCCTCCTGCCCGGCAGCCAACTGGCGAACCGGATGCGGGATCTCGGCTATCGTGTATCCACGGTTCCAGACGCCATGCAGCTCGTCGCGCAGGCTGAGGCTGAAAAACCCATGGTGCTGGTGACGGAGTTGTTCAATTCTGGGGTGGATATCTGCACGCTCTTGCGTGAGTTGAAACAGAATCCAGGCACCTCGCACATCCCGGTGCTGGCCTATTTCTCGGTCAAAAACAAAGATCTGCAGAACAGTGCCGTGCAAGCAGGAGCCAATCTCGTAGCGGGTGATGCAGCCTTGCTGGGGCAATTACCACGTTTGCTGGAACAAGTCCTTGAAGTGGAGTAG
- a CDS encoding chlorite dismutase family protein has protein sequence MSLPEVKLSMGIHVMHLFYNIDRVRWSSLGGAESKAALARVEALVAANSNACQPKITTYATVGGKADIAFVLYAADGGKLAQMHRELEAAFPPGTLIRVYHYLSITELSEYASTEEDYKQMLIRGEKLEPGTEVFNKRFAEMLEKKKEYEFYRLNPELQDWELMSFYPMSKRREGNDNWYSLDMDARKKLMGGHARVGRKYGGRISQLITSSTGLDEWEWGVTLVAHQMDALRDIVYEMRFDEVSARYGEFGPFYINLRLNAADIWEHLKL, from the coding sequence ATGAGTCTTCCTGAAGTGAAATTGTCCATGGGCATCCACGTGATGCACTTGTTCTATAATATTGATCGCGTGCGTTGGAGCAGCTTGGGCGGAGCGGAGAGCAAGGCGGCGCTGGCACGCGTGGAAGCCCTAGTGGCGGCGAACAGTAACGCCTGCCAGCCGAAGATCACCACCTATGCCACGGTGGGTGGCAAGGCGGATATCGCATTCGTCCTCTATGCAGCGGATGGCGGCAAGCTGGCGCAGATGCATCGGGAGCTGGAAGCGGCGTTTCCTCCGGGAACGCTGATACGGGTTTACCATTACCTCAGCATCACTGAGCTTTCGGAATACGCCTCCACGGAGGAAGATTACAAGCAGATGCTTATTCGGGGCGAGAAACTCGAGCCTGGGACTGAAGTCTTCAACAAGCGTTTCGCCGAGATGCTGGAGAAGAAGAAGGAGTATGAGTTTTATCGCCTGAATCCGGAATTACAGGATTGGGAGCTGATGTCGTTTTACCCGATGAGCAAGCGTCGTGAGGGGAATGACAACTGGTATAGTCTGGACATGGACGCGCGAAAGAAACTCATGGGTGGTCATGCCCGTGTTGGTCGCAAATATGGTGGTCGCATCAGCCAGCTCATCACGTCTTCTACGGGCTTGGATGAGTGGGAATGGGGTGTGACTTTGGTGGCTCATCAGATGGATGCCTTGCGGGATATTGTCTACGAGATGCGTTTTGATGAAGTGAGCGCCCGATATGGTGAATTTGGGCCGTTTTACATCAATTTACGCCTGAACGCGGCCGATATTTGGGAGCATCTGAAGCTCTAA
- a CDS encoding cold-shock protein encodes MASGKVKWFDNKKGYGFIAQDTGEDIFVHHTSITGQGYKTLNEGEQVDYEVVQGVKGLKAQNVQRAQA; translated from the coding sequence ATGGCAAGTGGCAAAGTAAAGTGGTTCGATAACAAAAAGGGCTATGGCTTCATCGCACAGGATACGGGTGAAGACATCTTCGTTCATCACACCTCCATCACGGGTCAGGGTTACAAGACCTTGAACGAAGGTGAGCAGGTGGACTACGAGGTAGTCCAGGGCGTGAAGGGCTTAAAAGCCCAGAACGTCCAGCGCGCCCAAGCGTAA